The following proteins are encoded in a genomic region of Pagrus major chromosome 16, Pma_NU_1.0:
- the tmem170b gene encoding transmembrane protein 170B produces the protein MPSSKAKYSYSIKRGANPGGGGGGGGGRNMTTNRDYSVNLSVQQVLSLWVHGTTLQHFTEMWYWVFLWCLFSSLFVHGAVGLLMLVMLQRHKRGRLITLVLVSVGFLASLSGGVITSAAVAGVYRVAGKDMAPLEALVFGVGQTTLSVIISFSRILATL, from the exons ATGCCTTCGTCTAAAGCCAAGTACAGCTATTCGATAAAGAGGGGTGCGAACCcgggcggcggcggcggcggcggcggcggcagaaACATGACAACGAACAGGGATTATTCTGTTAATCTGTCGGTGCAGCAAGTGCTGAGCCTTTGGGTGCACGGCACGACGCTGCAGCACTTCACAG AGATGTGGTACTGGGTGTTCCTCTGGTGTCTCTTCTCCTCGCTCTTCGTCCACGGGGCCGTGGGGCTGCTCATGTTGGTCATGCTGCAGCGCCACAAGAGGGGCCGCCTCATCACCCTGGTGCTGGTCAGCGTGGGTTTCCTGGCCTCCCTCTCCGGGGGCGTCATCACCA GCGCGGCGGTGGCGGGGGTGTACCGCGTGGCAGGGAAGGACATGGCACCGCTGGAGGCTCTGGTGTTCGGCGTGGGCCAGACCACCCTCTCCGTCATCATCTCCTTCTCACGCATCCTCGCCACCCTGTGA